In Alkalimarinus alittae, the DNA window CAAAGCAAGTTAAAACAAATATATTGAAGTCTGGAATACGTTTTCTAATGCAATTCTGGCAAACACTTGATCGTAGTTATCGTCGATCAATTGTGTATGCCTTAGTGCTTCATGCGGCAGTGTTGGCTCTTTTAGGTTCGGGGTGGTCTTCTCAGGCAGAGGTTAGGCCTGTTGTTGCTCCACGGCATATTAACGCCGTCGTCGTTGATGCGTCTGTGTTAGATGCAAAGAAGAAAGAAACAGATCAGGCCAAAAAGAGAATAGAAAATCAGCGCCAAAAAGATCGACAAGCGCAAAAAGAACTTGAAAAAAAGAAAGCGTTAGAGAAAAAGAAAAAAGCAGAACAGAAGAAAAAAACGGACGCTGAAAAGAAAAAGTTATTAGAGAAAAAAAAGGCGGTAGATAAAAAAAAGAAAGAAGAAGCACAAAAAAAAGCTTTGATAAAGAAGAAAGAAGAGCAGAAAAAACGAGCGGAAAAGAAACAACGAGAAGAGAAACAAAAGCAAGAAGCTGAAGCGAAACGAATTAAAGCAGAAAAGCTGAAAGAAGAAGAGAAACGTAAACAAGCCTTGTTACGAGAGCAGCAAGAAGCTCAATTACAAGAAATGATGCTTAAGGCTGAGCAGGAGCGGCAACAAGAAATTGAAGAGCGCCTACGACAGCAACAGCAGCGTGAAGCCGATCGTCTTCAGCAAGCGCAATTAAAGGCCGACCAAATAGCTGAAATGAATGAGGTCGATCGCTTTATTGCGCTTATTCGCGCTAAAATTACGCGAAACTGGCATAAGCCACCAGGTGCAAAAATAGGTTCAACTGTGGTGCTGCAGTTACATCTTTTTCCTACAGGGGAGTTAGGCCGTGCAGAAATTCTGAAAAGCAGCGGAGACTCTACATTTGATCGCTCAGCACTGAGTGCTGCAACGTCAATTTCGAAGTATCCGGTTCCTGCAGATAACAGAGTGTTTGAGCGAAATTTTAGACGATTTAGTATGTCATTTAGTCATCAGGAAGATTAGTTTTGCAAAATCGAAATGTATACCTTACTTTTTTATTATCAATAATTTTAGTCATTCCTCGCGTGTCAGTCGCAGAATTGATGATTGAGATTACTCAGGGGGCAGACTCTGCAATCCCTATAGCCGTCGTCCCGTTTGCCAATAAAAGTACAAAAGCGATCCCGCAGGATATTAGAAAGATTATTGCTGAAGACCTTCAGCGAAGTGGTGAATTTGACCCTTTGGCCACCAATCGAATGCTGAGCTTGCCGACGAGCGCAAAAGAGGTGTATTACCGAGACTGGCGACTTTTGAAGCAAAACTTCTTATTAATCGGTGGGA includes these proteins:
- the tolA gene encoding cell envelope integrity protein TolA; the protein is MSKNGAKQVKTNILKSGIRFLMQFWQTLDRSYRRSIVYALVLHAAVLALLGSGWSSQAEVRPVVAPRHINAVVVDASVLDAKKKETDQAKKRIENQRQKDRQAQKELEKKKALEKKKKAEQKKKTDAEKKKLLEKKKAVDKKKKEEAQKKALIKKKEEQKKRAEKKQREEKQKQEAEAKRIKAEKLKEEEKRKQALLREQQEAQLQEMMLKAEQERQQEIEERLRQQQQREADRLQQAQLKADQIAEMNEVDRFIALIRAKITRNWHKPPGAKIGSTVVLQLHLFPTGELGRAEILKSSGDSTFDRSALSAATSISKYPVPADNRVFERNFRRFSMSFSHQED